In a genomic window of Magnolia sinica isolate HGM2019 chromosome 16, MsV1, whole genome shotgun sequence:
- the LOC131229019 gene encoding uncharacterized protein LOC131229019 translates to MSTRSNKGFVRYQKKFIPKNQNQSREDSISNLPLTSSLRESSSKIDGRDNAAASSSSSSALSSSSSTRVRMETNGNWVSKSQGGSFVNYLPQDEAVATGLGTEDGALDPVESQRVVDLLNRELSRLLRLSPRDFWREVASDSSLHEFLDSYLQFRNRWYDFPHHGVRGIVAGIIVGEFELSRRVFMVFYRISSNKDPGARASDSLSTKEHGALLQEKKLLDLPKLLDICAIYGHDNEELTSLLVTNAMRAQPTLLESLPKTVAHFLSIVHTMHQRCNASLEVLFSAGDPEDHGHSRLRADLLEVMDFINDAIGSLDAFVDAYKLAAVYFSYPAEISSGNDELLNTLARLHDSFLPSLQRGLELIFNARVDGTHNPHGDTIPTIAENFKMLSTRIVKFGWKLLDLCYLSDELVESSTPLPTTTKMFPAKIEDPAVRGDFLVQTFREISGVSSRLKENQSSGTFLQKIERNYNILSRLDSLRTSGWIFMDEEQFQYLLRIATSSSSHAAERERNAPIPLPSNRAQTNEDAVIIESKISQIKDLFPDYGKGYLSACLEAYNHSPEEVIQRILEGTLHEDLLSLDISLEEAPAPKSAASLSKKDKGKGALVEPTTTSSANADLSSSNAVPSVGHSNMGGSASLSSSSSLYGRYTRKSKDVLDLELLDTRGAEDLARSAALMSQYEYEDEYDDSFDELGLSLVESGFEETESLLDRGSLFPGKSLDAGTERWQSQKKPQFYVKDGKNYSYKVSGSVAASSAQEAARINLTQKELIHGLGRGGNLPIAASRKTTESGEQDDQTSDGGEEPAEGSTGGRGNPNSRGRGRGRGGWNNYRKDRAAKKHFDSLTRF, encoded by the exons atgtctaCTCGATCGAACAAGGGTTTCGTCCGATACCAGAAGAAATTCATTCCCAAGAACCAAAATCAATCCAGAGAAGATTCGATCTCCAATCTCCCACTCACATCTTCTCTGAGAGAATCGTCTTCGAAGATCGACGGTCGAGATAACGCCGCGGCCAGTTCTTCTTCGTCTTCCGCTTTGAGTTCCAGTTCTTCGACTAGGGTTCGGATGGAAACGAATGGGAATTGGGTTTCTAAAAGTCAAGGTGGCAGTTTCGTAAATTACTTGCCCCAGGATGAGGCGGTCGCCACCGGCCTCGGCACAGAAGATGGAGCGTTGGATCCGGTGGAGTCGCAGAGGGTGGTGGATCTTCTCAATAGGGAGCTGTCTAGGTTGCTCAGATTGAGCCCTAGAGATTTCTGGAGAGAAG tGGCCAGTGATAGTTCTTTGCACGAATTTTTGGATAGCTATCTACAGTTTAGGAATAGATGGTATGATTTCCCTCATCACGGAGTAAGAGGAATAGTTGCAGGCATCATTGTTGGAGAGTTTGAATTAAGCCGGCGTGTTTTCATGGTCTTCTACCGCAT ATCTTCCAATAAAGATCCTGGTGCCCGTGCTAGTGATAGCCTCAGTACAAAAGAGCATGGAG CCCTCTTGCAGGAAAAGAAGTTACTTGACTTGCCGAAGTTGTTGGATATATGCGCTATCTATGGCCATGACAATGAAGAATTGACTAGCTTACTG GTTACTAATGCGATGAGAGCCCAGCCAACACTTCTTGAAAGTCTGCCAAAGACAGTTGCTCATTTCCTAAGCATTGTCCACACAATGCATCAGCGTTGCAACGCATCTTTGGAG GTTCTATTTTCCGCTGGAGATCCTGAAGATCATGGGCACAGTCGACTACGTGCTGATTTATTAGAG GTCATGGACTTCATAAATGATGCAATTGGATCGCTGGATGCCTTCGTGGATGCATACAAGCTCGCAGCTGTCTACTTCTCTTATCCTGCTGAAATAAG TTCCGGTAATGATGAACTACTCAATACGCTGGCGAGATTGCATGATTCATTCCTACCATCTCTGCAACGTGGACTTGAACTTATTTTTAATGCCAGAGTAGATGGTACGCATAATCCACATGGGGACACAATTCCAACTATTGCTGAAAATTTCAAGATGCTATCGACAAGGATAGTTAAGTTTGGTTGGAAATTACTGGATCTTTGCTATTTAAGCGATGAACTAGTTGAAAGCAGCACGCCCCTTCCAACCACTACAAAGATGTTTCCTGCCAAAATTGAGGATCCTGCTGTAAGGGGAGACTTCTTGGTTCAGACATTTAGAGAGATCAGTGGAGTTTCGTCTCGACTTAAGGAGAACCAGAGCAGCGGAACATTTCTTCAGAAGATTGAAAGGAATTACAATATATTGAGCCGACTGGACAGTCTTCGGACTAGTG GATGGATTTTCATGGATGAGGAACAGTTTCAGTACTTGCTTCGCATTGCAACATCTTCTTCCTCCCATGCTGCGGAGAGAGAACGGAATGCACCAATTCCTTTACCAAGCAATCGGGCACAGACGAATGAAGATGCCGTGATTATTGAGTCTAAGATCAGTCAGATCAAAGACCTTTTCCCAGATTATGGTAAAGGGTACCTCTCTGCCTGTCTTGAAGCTTATAACCACAGCCCGGAGGAGGTAATCCAGAGGATATTGGAGGGAACTCTCCATGAAGATCTATTGTCTCTTGACATTTCGCTAGAGGAGGCTCCGGCGCCCAAGTCTGCAGCGTCTCTGAGCAAGAAGGATAAAGGGAAAGGAGCGCTTGTAGAGCCCACGACAACATCATCCGCTAATGCGGATTTATCGTCCTCTAACGCAGTTCCTTCAGTGGGCCACAGCAACATGGGCGGCTCAGCATCattgtcatcgtcatcatctttGTATGGGAGGTACACAAGGAAGTCCAAAGACGTGCTCGACCTTGAACTTCTAGACACTAGGGGTGCTGAGGATTTGGCGAGGTCTGCTGCTCTCATGTCACAGTACGAGTATGAAGATGAGTATGATGACTCTTTTGATGAGCTGGGCCTGAGTCTTGTGGAGTCGGGATTCGAGGAAACGGAGAGTTTGCTTGACCGGGGCAGTTTGTTTCCGGGGAAATCTTTGGATGCTGGGACAGAGAGATGGCAGTCGCAGAAGAAGCCACAGTTCTACGTCAAGGATGGGAAGAACTACAGTTACAAGGTTTCGGGTTCAGTAGCTGCCTCGAGTGCTCAAGAAGCGGCAAGGATTAATTTGACCCAGAAAGAACTTATCCACGGCTTGGGGCGGGGCGGGAACTTACCAATTGCGGCCTCTAGAAAGACGACAGAATCTGGAGAGCAGGATGATCAGACATCTGATGGTGGGGAGGAACCGGCAGAGGGATCAACAGGCGGGAGAGGAAATCCGAACTCAAGGGGCAGGGGCCGGGGAAGAGGGGGCTGGAATAATTACAGGAAGGATCGAGCAGCTAAGAAGCATTTTGATTCGTTGACGCGTTTTTAA